The following are from one region of the Anomaloglossus baeobatrachus isolate aAnoBae1 chromosome 1, aAnoBae1.hap1, whole genome shotgun sequence genome:
- the LOC142303604 gene encoding uncharacterized protein LOC142303604, which produces MEAFIAEIELAYRTELSAMRGNVENVDAWSQLHAVKIQCLEDSSQAQIYRNSSRQRIATEGKKQGCGIIQNTYEEQVIVPDLPSVLHRQDPSSATSKQCLDSPQNVQQNKSHRRGVKQQRAQTGEKPYSCNQCRKCFTQKSALISHKIIHKGKPFSCPEWGKCFSLKSQLEVLLKSHIEEKSFSCSECGKCFSCKSQLNRHMTTHTGEKLFSCSECGKSFILKSSLDCHMKSHTGEKPFLCSECGKCFIRKSHLNVHLKSHTGEKLFSCSECGKCFIRKSHLDRHINTHTGEKPFSCSECGKCFIQKSKLNRHIKTHTGEKPFSCSDCGKCFIRKSQLDRHINTHTGEKPCSCSECGKCFIWKKHLDQHRKSHTGEKLFSCSECGKSYRWKSQLDDHINTHTGEKPFLCSDCGKCFIRKSQLNVHLKSHTGEKPFLCSECGKCFIQKAQLNVHLKSHTGEKPFSCSECGKCFFRKSQLDQHIQSHTGKKLFSCSECGKCYRWKSQLYDHIKTHTGKKPFLCSDCGKCFIRKSELNVHLKSHTGEKPFSCSECGKCFAHRFTFVRHMKIHTR; this is translated from the exons ATGGAGGCCTTTATTGCTGAGATAGAACTGGCATACCGCACAGAACTGTCCGCCATGAGGGGGAATGTGGAGAATGTCGATGCCTGGAGTCAGCTGCACGCGGTGAAAATCCAGTGCCTTGAAGACTCCTCACAAGCCCAGA tataccgtaattcctcaaggcaacggattgcaactgaaggaaaaaaac aAGGTTGTGGAATTATACAGAATACATATGAAGAGCAAGTAATTGTCCCAGATCTACCCTCAGTCCTTCACAGGCAGGATCCGTCATCTGCTACTTCTAAACAATGTCTTGATTCACCGCAGAATGTTCAGCAAAATAAAAGCCACAGAAGGGGTGTTAAACAACAAAGAGCTcagacaggggagaagccgtattcatgtaatCAATGTAGAAAGTGTTTTACCCAAAAGTCAGCTTTAATTTCACACAAAATAATTCACAAAGGAAAAcctttttcatgcccagaatggggAAAATGTTTTAGTTTGAAATCACAGCTTGAAGTCCTTCTAAAAAGTCACATTGAAGAGAagtcattttcttgttcagaatgtggaaaatgttttagctgCAAATCACAGCTGAATCGGCATATGACAACTCATActggggagaagctattttcatgttcagaatgtgggaaatcttttattcTGAAATCATCTCTTGATTGCCATATGAAATCTCACACTGGAgaaaagccatttttatgttcagaatgtgggaaatgttttattcggaaatcacatcttaatgtgcatctaaaatctcacacaggggagaagctattttcatgttcagaatgtgggaaatgttttattcggaaatcacatcttgATAGGCATATAaacactcacacaggggagaagccattttcttgttcagaatgtgggaaatgttttattcagaaatcgaaGCTGAATCGTCATAtaaaaactcatacaggggagaagccattttcttgttcagattgtgggaaatgttttattcggaaatcacagctGGATCGGCATATTaatactcacacaggggagaagccatgttcatgttcagaatgtgggaaatgttttatttggaaaaaacATCTTGATCAGCATAgaaaatctcacacaggggagaagctattttcttgttcagaatgtgggaaatcttatcgttggaaatcacagcttgatgaCCATATAAAcactcacaccggggagaagccatttttatgttcagattgtggtaaatgttttattcggaaatcacagcttaatgtgcatctaaaatctcacacaggggagaagccatttttgtgttcagaatgtgggaaatgttttattcagaaagcacagcttaatgtgcatctaaaatctcacacaggggagaagccattttcatgttcagaatgtgggaaatgtttttttcggaaatcacagcttgatcAGCATATACaatctcacacagggaagaagctattttcttgttcagaatgtgggaaatgttatcgtTGGAAATCACAGCTTTAtgaccatataaaaactcacaccgggaagaagccatttttatgttcagattgtggtaaatgttttattcggaaatcagagcttaatgtgcatctaaaatctcacaccggggagaagccattttcatgttcagaatgtgggaaatgctttgctcACAGGTTCACTTTTGTTAGACACATGAAAATTCACACAAGGTAA